The window CCCCGTGGCCCCAAAGTCATCGGTGCAGGCAACTTCAAACCCCACAACGCTGGCGGTCACGCAGCACCCAAGCGCACGGGCGCTAAAGTGTTGAAAGTTACACGCGGTTAATTCCCCTACCCCATGCCCCTGTCAAACAGGGGCGTAAAAAAACCGCCTTGGCGAAAGCCTTGGCGGTTTTTTCATGCAGGCCTTGTGAGACCTGCGAAGCTGATTAAGCTGCTGCTGTTTTGGCAGCGCGCTGTGGCAACTTTTCTTTGATACGTGCAGACTTGCCGCTACGATCACGCAAGTAGTACAGCTTGGCGCGGCGAACATCACCACGACGCTTCACTTCAATGCTGGCAATCAAGGGGCTGTATGTTTGGAACGTACGCTCCACGCCTTCACCACTTGAAATTTTGCGAACAGTAAAACCACTGTTCAAGCCGCGATTGCGCTTGGCAATCACAACACCTTCATAAGCCTGAACGCGCTTGCGGTTACCTTCAACCACATTGACGCTAACGATGACGGTGTCACCAGGCATGAAGTCAGGAATTGTTTTACCCAAACGGGCAATTTCTTCCTGCTCGAGAGTTTGAATCAAATTCATTTTGAGCTCTTTCAACGTTCGATCATGCACAACGCTACGCTAAAGGCGGCTTCTATGCTGCGAGCTCTCAACCATGAAGACGAGAACAAGCGCAACAGCCGCGGCGGGCAGAGGATCGACAGCCCATGATTATATATTTGTTTTATGGCTGAATGAAAGCCAGTCTCGCGCTGACATCAGGCCAATGTTCTGACTTCGGCGTTTTGCTTAAGTCTTATCAGGTGCAGACACCTCAAAATGAGCCAAAAAGTGTTCATCTTTGGCGCTCAGCTTTCCCATCTTCCGGGCCCATTCAATCAGGTCTGGCCGATGCTTTTGAGTCAAGGTCAAACTTTGCTGACGTCGCCATTGGGCAATATCGGCATGGTGGCCAGACATCAAGATAGGCGGGACGGTTTCACCATGCCAAATTTCAGGACGCGTGTAATGTCCACAATCCAACAAGCCATCCAGCGCTGGATTGAAGCTGTCCATTTGATGACTGCCCTCATCGTTCAAAACGCCAGGCTGCAAACGCGCAACGGCATCCAAGAGCGCAATGGCAGCGATTTCGCCGCCTGATAAAACAAAGTCACCCAAACTGATCTGGGCATCGACATGGGCATCAATGAAGCGCTGGTCAAGGCCCTCATAGCGACCGCAAATCAAAATGGCGCCATCGCTTTGAGACCACGACGCAACGCCGGCGTGGGTCAAGGTCTGGCCAATGGGCGAAAAAAGGACGACTGGTACTTTGGCTTCTTTGGGATTTTGGGCGATGCGGTCTTGGCGAATGGCCAGCAAACACTTTTCCAAAGGTTCAGCCATCATCACCATGCCAGGCCCACCGCCAAAGGGTCGATCGTCGACACGGCGATAAGTTCCTTCGGAGAAATCTCGCAATTGCCAAAGCTTCAGCTCTACAGCGCCAGATTCAAACGCACGGCGGTTGATGCCAGAACTTAAAAAGGGGGCGAAGAGTTCGGGAAACAGCGTGATGACATCAAAGCGCATGGCTTGCTTTCACCCGCTCAGTAGTCAAGCTGCCAATCAACCGTGATCTTGCGACCAGGCAGGTCCACGTTGTCGACAAAGGCTGCGACAAAGGGAATCATGCGCTCCACCGGTGGCTTGCCTGCTTCTGCTGAAGCTTGCGACAAGACCAGCACAGTTTGAGGCCCAGTGGACATCAAGTCTTTCACCTGACCCAAGGCCACACCTTCGCGGTTGACAACATCCAAGCCCAGCAAGTCCACCCAGTAATACTCGTCTGCACCGGCAGTCGGAAAACTTGAACGCGGTACAAAAATGCGTGCCCCTTTCAGGACTTCAGCTTGGTTTCTGTCGGCCACGTCCAGTGAACATGCGACGACGGTGTCGGCATGGTCTTTGGCTTCTTTGATTTTGAGCAGTACGGGCTTTGAAGGGCCACCAGCAGCAGGTGCTGCCGACTTGGCAGTTGGCGACTTTGCACCACCGACAGCGCGATCGGAAGGCAGCAAATACCAGCGCTTAGAAGAAAAAAGCGCCTCGGGTGAGGCGCTGTGGGGCAAGACTTTGAACCAGCCTTTGATGCCCCAAGCATCTGCAATACGCCCCACTTCGATGGCGTCTGCCGGCATGTCGGCAAACTCTAAATGGGGTAGCACAGCAAAGCCTTTGGCGAAGCCAAAAAGCAATTAAGCAGCTTTGGCAGCAGCTTGTTTGACCAAACGCTGAACGGTTGGAGACACTTGAGCGCCAACGCCTGTCCAGTATGTCAAACGGTCTTGCACAACGCGCAGGCCTTCTTCTGTATCCTTGGCGATAGGGTTGTAAAAACCAATGCGCTCAATGAAACGACCATCGCGGCGAACGCGCTTGTCAGCCACAACAATGTTGAAAAATGGACGGGCTTTAGAACCGCCACGAGAAAGACGAATGACAACCATGATTTATCCTAGGGGTGGTGTACACATTGCACAATTCAAAAAATTTGAAATGAAACAAGGACACAAATTCTTCCAGCGTTTGAGACACGCAACTGGCCACCCGGCCAGTGACACACTGAAAAGCCGCTGATTATAACCCGGAGTTCAAGAATGCCAACCATTCGCCCCAGCCAACCCTCAGACATGGCCGCCATCACGGCCATTTACAAGCACCACGTCCTTCATGGAACGGGCACTTTTGAAATTGACCCACCCTCCCTTGAGGACATGACGGCCCGCAGGGAGGACGTCTTGAGCAAAGGTTTGCCCTATTTGGTCCTTGAAAATGAAGGCCAAGTGGTCGGTTTTGCCTATTGCAACTGGTTCAAACCACGCCCCGCCTATCGATTCTCAGCCGAAGATTCCATTTATCTGGCCGCAGACACCGCCGGCAAAGGCTGGGGACGCATGCTACTGGCTGAGCTGTGCCAAGCCGCCGAAAAAGTCGGTATCCGAAAGTTGATCGCAGTCATTGGCGACTCTGGCAATGCCGGCTCAATTGGCGTCCACACGTCGGTAGGCTTTAAGCACGTCGGCACTGTGTCTGGCTGCGGCTGGAAATTTGAACGCTGGCTAGACATCGTCATGATGGAAAAAGCCCTAGGACTGGGGCAAACTCAAGCACCCGCCTGAGTTTGACGAGAGGGCACCGCCCTCTCGGGTTTAGAAAAGTTGCAAGCTCAGCCAGTAAGCAATGGCCGCCACAAAACCACTGGCTGGGATGGTCAAGATCCAGGCCCACACAATGTTGCCCGCTACGCCCCATCGAACGGCACTTGCACGTTGGGTAGAGCCAACACCCACAATGGCACCCGTGATGGTGTGTGTCGTGGAAACAGGAATGCCCAAGGAGGTGGCCAAGAAGAGTGTTAAAGCACCGCCTGTTTCAGCACAGAAGCCACCTACTGGCTTGAGTTTGGTGATTTTCTGACCCATGGTTTTGACAATGCGCCATCCGCCAAACATGGTGCCAAAGCCAATGGCCAAGTAACAAGAAACAATGGTCCAAGTGGGGGGCGATGTTTCTGCAGCCGAGACGTAACCAGTTGCCACCAGCAACATCCAAATGATGCCGATCGTTTTTTGTGCATCGTTACCACCATGACCCAAGCTGTAGGCACCTGCTGAAACGAGTTGCAGACGGCGGAACCACTTGTCGACTTTGGAAGGTCTGCTGCGCTTGAACAAATTGGCCACCAAGACCATCATCAGGGAACCCAAAAGGAAACCCAGCAGCGGCGAAACAAAGATAAAAGTCACCGTTTTCAAAACACCCGCAGACAACAAAGCACCCGCACCTGCTTTGGCAATGACCGCACCCACAATACCGCCAATCAGGGCATGTGAGGAACTGCTGGGTATGCCGTAATACCAAGTGATCACATTCCATGTGATGGCGCCTACCAAGGCACCAAAGACCACGTGAACGTCGACCACACCGGGTTGGACAATGCCCTTGCCAACGGTGGCAGCCACGCTGAGGTGGAAGATAAAGATGGCGACGAAATTGAAGAAAGCTGCAAACACAACGGCCTGCGTTGGTTTCAAAACGCCTGTTGAAACAACCGTGGCAATTGAGTTGGCGGCATCATGAAAACCATTCATGAAGTCAAATGCCAGCGCCAAAGCCACCAGCAACATCACCACCCACAAAGCGGCTTGTGTGTCCATGCTCAAGGTTCCAAGTATCAGGAGTTCTCGAGGACGATGCCCTCGATTTGATTGGCAACGTCTTCACATTTGTCAGTGATGGTTTCAAGCAATTCGTAAATGGCTTTC is drawn from Limnohabitans sp. 103DPR2 and contains these coding sequences:
- a CDS encoding GNAT family N-acetyltransferase; this translates as MPTIRPSQPSDMAAITAIYKHHVLHGTGTFEIDPPSLEDMTARREDVLSKGLPYLVLENEGQVVGFAYCNWFKPRPAYRFSAEDSIYLAADTAGKGWGRMLLAELCQAAEKVGIRKLIAVIGDSGNAGSIGVHTSVGFKHVGTVSGCGWKFERWLDIVMMEKALGLGQTQAPA
- the rpsP gene encoding 30S ribosomal protein S16; its protein translation is MVVIRLSRGGSKARPFFNIVVADKRVRRDGRFIERIGFYNPIAKDTEEGLRVVQDRLTYWTGVGAQVSPTVQRLVKQAAAKAA
- the trmD gene encoding tRNA (guanosine(37)-N1)-methyltransferase TrmD, whose protein sequence is MRFDVITLFPELFAPFLSSGINRRAFESGAVELKLWQLRDFSEGTYRRVDDRPFGGGPGMVMMAEPLEKCLLAIRQDRIAQNPKEAKVPVVLFSPIGQTLTHAGVASWSQSDGAILICGRYEGLDQRFIDAHVDAQISLGDFVLSGGEIAAIALLDAVARLQPGVLNDEGSHQMDSFNPALDGLLDCGHYTRPEIWHGETVPPILMSGHHADIAQWRRQQSLTLTQKHRPDLIEWARKMGKLSAKDEHFLAHFEVSAPDKT
- the rimM gene encoding ribosome maturation factor RimM (Essential for efficient processing of 16S rRNA); translation: MLPHLEFADMPADAIEVGRIADAWGIKGWFKVLPHSASPEALFSSKRWYLLPSDRAVGGAKSPTAKSAAPAAGGPSKPVLLKIKEAKDHADTVVACSLDVADRNQAEVLKGARIFVPRSSFPTAGADEYYWVDLLGLDVVNREGVALGQVKDLMSTGPQTVLVLSQASAEAGKPPVERMIPFVAAFVDNVDLPGRKITVDWQLDY
- the rplS gene encoding 50S ribosomal protein L19, translated to MNLIQTLEQEEIARLGKTIPDFMPGDTVIVSVNVVEGNRKRVQAYEGVVIAKRNRGLNSGFTVRKISSGEGVERTFQTYSPLIASIEVKRRGDVRRAKLYYLRDRSGKSARIKEKLPQRAAKTAAA
- a CDS encoding inorganic phosphate transporter; this encodes MDTQAALWVVMLLVALALAFDFMNGFHDAANSIATVVSTGVLKPTQAVVFAAFFNFVAIFIFHLSVAATVGKGIVQPGVVDVHVVFGALVGAITWNVITWYYGIPSSSSHALIGGIVGAVIAKAGAGALLSAGVLKTVTFIFVSPLLGFLLGSLMMVLVANLFKRSRPSKVDKWFRRLQLVSAGAYSLGHGGNDAQKTIGIIWMLLVATGYVSAAETSPPTWTIVSCYLAIGFGTMFGGWRIVKTMGQKITKLKPVGGFCAETGGALTLFLATSLGIPVSTTHTITGAIVGVGSTQRASAVRWGVAGNIVWAWILTIPASGFVAAIAYWLSLQLF